From Tripterygium wilfordii isolate XIE 37 chromosome 13, ASM1340144v1, whole genome shotgun sequence, the proteins below share one genomic window:
- the LOC120013664 gene encoding WAT1-related protein At5g07050-like: MEGKLGSFGSFIQRCKPYIAMISLQFGYAGMNIITKVSLNRGMSHYVLVVYRHAFATAAIAPFALVLERKVRPKITFPIFMQIFVLGLLGPVIDQNFYYAGLKFTSPTFSCAMSNMLPAMTFVMAVLCRMEILDMKKLRCQAKVVGTVVTVGGAMLMTLYKGEVINFFWSQHIHVHSSSSPDTTGSADKDWLKGSILLIIATFAWASFFILQAVTMKRYSAHLSLTSLVCFMGTLQSIAVTFVMEHKPNAWAIGWDMNLLAAAYAGIVSSSIAYYVQGLVMQKRGPVFVTAFSPLMMIIVAIMGSFILAEKIYVGGVLGAALIVVGLYSVLWGKYKEYQEKEAETIPEPIKCNGEHGNTTTMATIMEVDDIEMQRSKETGVVAVSAPMPQPPMIAREAPKP, from the exons atggaGGGGAAATTAGGAAGCTTTGGGAGTTTCATTCAAAGATGTAAGCCATATATAGCTATGATTTCTCTCCAGTTTGGTTATGCTGGAATGAATATCATCACCAAAGTGTCCCTAAACAGAGGCATGAGTCACTATGTCCTTGTTGTTTATCGGCATGCCTTTGCCACTGCCGCCATTGCTCCCTTTGCACTTGTACTGGAGAG GAAAGTGAGGCCTAAGATTACATTCCCAATTTTCATGCAAATATTTGTTCTTGGTCTTCTTGGTCCTGTGATTGATCAGAACTTCTACTACGCCGGACTCAAATTCACATCGCCCACCTTTTCTTGCGCCATGAGTAACATGTTGCCTGCAATGACATTTGTCATGGCAGTTCTCTGCAG GATGGAGATTTTGGACATGAAAAAATTGAGATGTCAAGCGAAGGTAGTGGGAACGGTAGTGACGGTGGGTGGAGCTATGTTGATGACACTGTACAAGGGTGAAGTGATCAATTTCTTTTGGTCTCAACACATCCATGTTCACAGTTCCTCTTCTCCTGACACCACTGGTTCTGCTGATAAAGACTGGCTTAAGGGCTCAATTCTCCTCATAATTGCGACTTTTGCTTGGGCTTCCTTCTTCATTCTTCAGGCAGTGACTATGAAGAGATACTCTGCTCATCTTTCACTCACATCACTTGTGTGTTTCATGGGGACTCTGCAATCCATTGCTGTCACATTTGTTATGGAACACAAGCCCAATGCTTGGGCTATTGGGTGGGACATGAACCTTCTTGCTGCTGCCTATGCA GGCATAGTGTCATCAAGCATTGCTTACTATGTTCAAGGGCTGGTGATGCAGAAAAGAGGACCTGTTTTTGTCACAGCTTTTAGTCCTCTAATGATGATCATTGTGGCAATTATGGGATCCTTCATTTTGGCTGAAAAGATCTATGTTGGAGG GGTTCTTGGTGCTGCACTGATTGTGGTTGGGCTATACTCCGTTTTGTGGGGAAAGTATAAGGAATACCAAGAAAAAGAAGCAGAGACAATCCCTGAACCAATAAAGTGCAATGGAGAGCATGGAAATACAACAACAATGGCTACTATCATGGAAGTAGATGATATTGAGATGCAAAGAAGTAAAGAAACAGGTGTGGTTGCTGTTAGTGCTCCAATGCCACAGCCACCCATGATTGCTAGGGAAGCACCAAAACCCTAG
- the LOC120011945 gene encoding cysteine proteinase inhibitor 6-like isoform X2 — translation MKGVSVITLTSVLVLLCGVCELGFCREDKFIRMKPGGVHDCHGSQNSAEIESLARFAVQEFNKKENALLEFARVLKAKEQVVAGKMYHLTLEAMDAGKKKIYEAKVWVKPWINFKQLQEFKHAEGGPSFTTSDLGVKQGWQAVSTSDPEVQDAANHAVKSIQQRSNSLSPYQLLEIILAKAKVIEDYARYDLLLKLRRGIKEEKFKVEVIKNMEGKFVLV, via the exons ATGAAGGGGGTTTCTGTGATAACATTGACGAGTGTTTTGGTTCTGCTTTGTGGGGTGTGCGAATTGGGTTTCTGCAGAGAGGACAAGTTCATCAGGATGAAGCCTGGAGGCGTCCACGACTGTCACGGCTCTCAAAACAGCGCAGAGATCGAAAGCCTCGCTCGTTTCGCTGTTCAGGAATTCAACAAGAAAGAG AATGCACTGCTTGAGTTTGCAAGGGTCTTAAAGGCCAAAGAGCAGGTCGTTGCTGGTAAGATGTACCATTTGACTCTGGAAGCAATGGATGCaggaaagaagaagatataTGAAGCCAAAGTCTGGGTGAAGCCATGGATCAACTTCAAGCAGTTGCAGGAATTCAAGCATGCTGAGGGTGGCCCTTCCTTTACCACTTCAGACCTTGGTGTTAAACAAG GATGGCAAGCAGTGTCAACTAGTGATCCTGAGGTCCAAGATGCAGCAAATCATGCTGTTAAGTCTATCCAGCAGAGGTCCAACTCGCTGTCTCCATATCAACTTCTAGAGATTATTCTAGCTAAGGCCAAG GTTATTGAAGATTATGCCAGATACGATTTGCTTCTGAAACTGAGGAGGGGAATCAAGGAAGAAAAGTTCAAGGTTGAAGTAATTAAAAACATGGAAGGAAAGTTCGTATTGGTTTAG
- the LOC120013782 gene encoding cytochrome P450 94A1-like: MELLLCFLAVPFLFLLSLYLINASKPNTKTGFRTYPIVGAMPDFLKNRSRFLDWTTEVLAISPNTTAVLYRPSRIHGVLTANPDVVEYILKTNFENYPKGEKRFIIFLKDFLGHGIFNSDGDLWKFQRKTAVHEFNTRSLRNFSVENARIEIFTRLIPMIAKAGETGQVLDLQDMLERFAFDSICKLAFNVDPGCLGGDGTAGSEFMHAFEDAAQISSGRFMYPFPILWKFKRFINWGSERSLRNSIKIVHDFADEIIRSRLEQRNEERKDEDLLSRFIVDNENSPEFLRDVVISFILAGRDTTSSALTWFFWLLASNKDVEENILNELETIRKRYGKNIGDTYNYDAIRDMHYLHAAISESMRLYPPVPLDTKSCLKDDILLDGTFIRKDWFVTYHTYAMGRMESVWGKDCRDYRPERWLENEMYRQESSFRFPVFHAGPRICLGKDLAYVQMKAIASSIIERFELDVQDKDKCREPLLSLTLRMKGGLQFKAKERFVGRPN, translated from the coding sequence ATGGAACTTCTCCTCTGCTTCCTAGCTGTCCCCttcttgtttcttctttctctctactTAATCAACGCTTCAAAACCCAACACCAAAACAGGATTCAGAACTTACCCAATTGTGGGAGCCATGCCTGATTTCTTGAAAAATCGATCCCGGTTCCTCGACTGGACAACCGAAGTACTAGCCATCTCCCCCAATACCACTGCCGTCTTATATCGTCCGTCAAGAATCCACGGTGTGTTAACGGCGAACCCGGATGTTGTCGAATACATTCTCAAGACCAATTTCGAGAACTAcccaaaaggagagaaaaggtttATCATATTCTTGAAGGATTTTCTGGGTCATGGAATCTTTAATTCTGATGGAGATCTGTGGAAATTTCAGAGAAAAACTGCTGTTCATGAATTCAATACGAGGTCACTACGGAATTTTTCTGTGGAAAATGCTAGGATTGAGATTTTCACGAGATTGATTCCCATGATTGCAAAGGCAGGAGAGACAGGACAAGTTCTGGATTTACAGGACATGTTGGAGAGGTTTGCATTTGACAGTATATGCAAACTCGCGTTCAATGTCGATCCCGGTTGTCTTGGTGGGGATGGAACTGCAGGTAGTGAATTCATGCATGCTTTTGAAGATGCTGCACAGATTAGTTCAGGGAGGTTCATGTATCCATTCCCGATTTTGTGGAAATTCAAGAGGTTTATCAATTGGGGTTCAGAGAGATCGCTGAGGAATTCGATCAAGATCGTCCATGATTTTGCTGATGAGATAATACGGTCCAGGTTGGAACAAAGAAATGAGGAGAGAAAAGATGAAGACTTGCTTTCCCGGTTTATTGTGGATAACGAGAACTCCCCCGAGTTTCTCCGAGATGTCGTTATAAGTTTCATTCTTGCCGGCCGAGACACAACTTCTTCTGCACTGACTTGGTTTTTCTGGCTTCTGGCATCAAATAAGGATGTTGAGGAAAATATATTGAACGAGCTGGAAACGATTCGGAAGCGATACGGGAAGAATATCGGCGATACTTATAATTATGATGCAATCCGAGACATGCACTATTTACATGCAGCAATATCGGAGTCAATGAGGTTGTACCCACCTGTACCGCTCGATACAAAGTCGTGCCTAAAAGACGATATCCTCCTGGACGGTACGTTTATCAGGAAGGACTGGTTTGTTACTTATCACACCTATGCGATGGGGAGGATGGAGAGTGTTTGGGGCAAGGACTGCCGCGATTACCGCCCAGAGAGGTGGTTGGAGAATGAGATGTATCGGCAGGAGAGCTCGTTTCGGTTTCCGGTATTTCATGCCGGTCCGAGAATATGTTTGGGGAAAGATTTGGCTTATGTTCAGATGAAGGCGATTGCATCGTCGATCATTGAGAGGTTTGAATTGGACGTACAAGATAAGGACAAGTGTCGCGAGCCCTTGCTATCATTGACTCTCAGGATGAAGGGTGGATTGCAGTTCAAGGCCAAAGAAAGATTTGTGGGCAGGCCTAATTGA
- the LOC120011945 gene encoding cysteine proteinase inhibitor 12-like isoform X1, translated as MKGVSVITLTSVLVLLCGVCELGFCREDKFIRMKPGGVHDCHGSQNSAEIESLARFAVQEFNKKENALLEFARVLKAKEQVVAGKMYHLTLEAMDAGKKKIYEAKVWVKPWINFKQLQEFKHAEGGPSFTTSDLGVKQDGHGPGWQAVSTSDPEVQDAANHAVKSIQQRSNSLSPYQLLEIILAKAKVIEDYARYDLLLKLRRGIKEEKFKVEVIKNMEGKFVLV; from the exons ATGAAGGGGGTTTCTGTGATAACATTGACGAGTGTTTTGGTTCTGCTTTGTGGGGTGTGCGAATTGGGTTTCTGCAGAGAGGACAAGTTCATCAGGATGAAGCCTGGAGGCGTCCACGACTGTCACGGCTCTCAAAACAGCGCAGAGATCGAAAGCCTCGCTCGTTTCGCTGTTCAGGAATTCAACAAGAAAGAG AATGCACTGCTTGAGTTTGCAAGGGTCTTAAAGGCCAAAGAGCAGGTCGTTGCTGGTAAGATGTACCATTTGACTCTGGAAGCAATGGATGCaggaaagaagaagatataTGAAGCCAAAGTCTGGGTGAAGCCATGGATCAACTTCAAGCAGTTGCAGGAATTCAAGCATGCTGAGGGTGGCCCTTCCTTTACCACTTCAGACCTTGGTGTTAAACAAG ATGGACATGGACCAGGATGGCAAGCAGTGTCAACTAGTGATCCTGAGGTCCAAGATGCAGCAAATCATGCTGTTAAGTCTATCCAGCAGAGGTCCAACTCGCTGTCTCCATATCAACTTCTAGAGATTATTCTAGCTAAGGCCAAG GTTATTGAAGATTATGCCAGATACGATTTGCTTCTGAAACTGAGGAGGGGAATCAAGGAAGAAAAGTTCAAGGTTGAAGTAATTAAAAACATGGAAGGAAAGTTCGTATTGGTTTAG